GCCGCTGACGATATGGTAGCCGGGGGCATCGATGTAGAAATTGTCGTCCAGCCGGGAGGGCACGCGCGCGGAGCGGGTCAAGGCCGCCCAGACCAACCGGTCGCCAGCGGGCTTCCAGCTCAGCCGCAGATTGGGCATGAACTCGAAGCCGGTGAAATTGTTGTGCTCCAGCCGCGCGCCGGCGATCAGCTTCCAGTCGCTGGAGAAGGGCTTCTCCCATTGCGCGAACAGATTGCCCCAGTGCAGCTTGGCGCGGGAGGGGAGAAAGGCGAGTTGCGTCGACAGATTGCTGACCTTGTCGTCGGCGTAGCGGTAGCCGCCGCCCCAGACCAGCTGCCGGCCGTCGCTCCAGGGCAGGGAGTGCTGCGCCTCCAGGTTGATGGTGTCCAAAACCTCGCCGAACACGCCGGGGTTCAGCCTTTCGGTATGGTCCAGATAGCCTTGCAGCTGCAGCGTCGCGCCGCCATCGCCAAGCGGCTGCTGCCAGCGGCCCAGCAGGTTGGCGCCGGAGTGGCGCTGGTCGGCGGGGCCCGCCTGATCCACCTTTTCCCGGTACAAGTCGCCCTGGACGGTGGCCGCGCGGCCGCCGCGGTTGAAATCGGCGCGAAAGCCAGCCTGGTCGCGTCTCCAGGCGTCCTGCGCCGATTGCCCGTTGACCAGGTCGGTGTGGGGGAAGTCCTGAGTCTTGGCGTAAACACGGAACGCGCTGTCTTCGCCCAGCTTGGCGCCGTAGCGGACGCCGCCGCCGCGCTCCCGGTTGCCGGCGTCGAGGCTGGCGAGGCCGCCTTGGGTATCGCCCGCTTTCTTGGTGATCACATTGATCGCGCCGTTGACCGCGTTGCCGCCCCACAGCGTGCTGGCGGGGCCGCTGATCACCTCGATGCGCTCCACGTCGTCCAGCGGCATGTCCTGGGCGTCCCAGAACACGCCGGAGTAAAGCGGGGTGTAGACCACGCGGCCGTCTATCAAGACTTGCAGCTTGTTGGAGGTGATGGAATTGAAGCCGCGCGAAGAAATGGCGTACTGGCTGGCGTTGATCTGGGCCACCTGCAGATTGGGCGCCAGCCGCAGCGCTTCCGGCAAGGTGGCGACCCCGGCGCGGCGGATGTCGTCGGCGGTGATGACGTAAACGGACGCCGGCGCATCCGACAACCGTTCGGAGGCGCGGGAAACCGAGGTGATCTGGAGATTGGCCAGTTGCTCCAGCGACATTCCTGCCAACTCGTTGAATCCCGGCTCATCGGCGCGGGCCGAGGCCGACGCCAGCAATCCTCCAGCCAGCACGAAAGACAGCGTCCGCCGGCGATATCCGGCGGCGGCATGGTATCCACGCATGACCCCGCTTCTCCTGTGACGCCCGCGGCGGGCGCATCGGGAAAACGCTCAGACTGGCGGCTTGCCTCTTTGGGGGCCAAGCCGCTGTCGGGCTTGGCGCTTTTCGCCAGCGCGTGTCCGCTCGACCGGCCGGACTGTTTACAGCATAGCAGTCCTTTCCGGAGTCACAGGATGAGTTGGGCGCGGCGTTCATTTCCGCGCGAGGGACAGGTATTGGGCGGGCGTGGCGCCCATGGCGCGCCGGAACATGGCGATGAAATTGCTCGGCGACGCGTAGCCCAGCGCATCGGACGCTTGGGCGACGGACATCCCCGCGGCCAGTTTCTCCATCGCCCAGATCAGTTGCGCCTGCTGGCGCCAGCGCGAGAAGCTCATGCCGGCATCGTCCCGCATCAGCCGGCGCAGGCTGCGGCCGGACAATGCGCCTATCCGGGCCCATTCCTCTATCGAGCGCTGGCCGGCGGGGTCGGCCAGAATCGCCTGGGCGATCCGTCGCAGGCGCGGATCGGAGGGCATGGGCAGATGCAGGTCTTCATGCCGCGCCTGGCGGATTTCATCGAGCGTCACCGCGGCGATGCGTTGCTGCTCCGGCGAGCGCGGCGCGGATGGCGGCCACGAGGCGGCCCGCCGCACCAACGCCTGCAGCAGCGGCGAGATGGCCAGCACGCAAGGACGGGGAGGCAAGCCGCCGCAGCAGCCAGGCAGCAAGTAGACGCTCCAGCCGCTGAGCGCGCCATTGATGCGGACGCGGTGCGGCGTGCCCGGCGGCAGATAGCCGGCGCGCTGGGGCGGCAGCAGCCATGATCCGTCCGGGGTCTCGACATGGATCAGTCCATTTTCCACGCACATCAGTTGGGCGCGCGCGTGCTGGTGCCAGCCGTATTCCCGGCTGCCCAGCCGGAATTCGCTGTTGGCTTCGTCTCGGCCGCCCAGCGCGATCAGGTCCGGGCCTGCCAGCCATTCGCTGTGGTCCATGGAGGAGGCGGTCGCTTTCATGATGGCCATTATTCACTATTTTTTGTCCATATGCCGTTATTGAGGCTTGGCCGGCTCATTGGACAATGATGGGCGCGGCTGGAGCGGCATCTGCCGTTTCAGAAGATTGCGCGATTCTCATCGATAGGGAGTGTGTGGAATGAGCCGAATCATTATCGTGGGCGCAGGCGTCGGCGGCTTGTGCCTGGCGCAGGGCTTGGCCAGGGCCGGCATCGCGTTCGAGGTGCTGGAAGCGGATGCCGGGCCATGGATAAGGGGGCAAGGCTATCGCTTGCGGATAGACGCCATGGGGCAACAGGCCTTGCGCGACTGCCTGCCGACAGGCAGCTTCGCCTTGTTTCAGGCCAGCTGCGCGGTGAGCGGCTCTGGGCGCTTCGTCGATGCGCAGTTGCGGCCGTTGCGGGAGCGCCGGCCGGACAGCTGGCGGGAAAACGCCGTCGAAGGAGAGCCGGATGGCGATATGAGCGCGGACCGGCAAGTGTTGCGCGATATCTTGAGCCATGGACTGGCGCCGCAGATCCGCTGGGGATGCCGGGCGACGCGCTGCGAGCGGGAAGGAGACGGCATTGCCGTCCATTGCGAGGATGGACGCGTTTTCCGCGGCGATCTCGCGGTGGCGGCCGATGGCCTGCGCTCGGCCTTGCGCCGGCAGTGGCTGCCGCAGGCGGAGCCGGAGTCGATCGGCGCGCTGAACATCTATGGCAAGGTCCCTCTGGCGGATGCCGGCGCGCTGGAGCCTGTCATGTTGGCGGGGCCGACCGTGGCGTTCGCCGATGGTTGCACCCTGGTGGTCGAGCCCATGCGGTTTCGCGCGGGGATGGCCGAACTGGCCGACCGGCACGCGCCGGGCTGCCGGCTCAGCGAGCCCGGGGACTATCTGTATTGGGCCTTGTTCGGGCGGACGGAACGCCTTGGCGGTCCATTGGGGCCGGATGGGGACGAGGAGGGTTTGCGCCAGCGGCTCCAGGCCGTGTGCAGAGACTGGCATCCCAGCTTGTCGGGCTTGCTGGCGCGCTCCGCGCCGGCTTCCATCCTGGGGCGGGAGGCGCGGATGGCGGCCGGCGTGCCGGTTTGGCGCGCGGGGAGGCTGACGGCGCTGGGCGACGCCATACATGCGATGAGCCCGGCCGGCGGGGTGGGCGCCAACACCGCCTTGGCCGACGCCGCCATGCTGGCGAGATGCTTGGCGGAGGATGGCGTCGAGCCGGCGGTGGCCCGCTACGAGGCGGGCATGCGGATGCGGGCCGAGCAGGCGCTGGCGCAGACGCGCGCCGGCACCGAGCGCCTGTTGCGGCTGGAGTGAGGCGAGGGCGGGCTATTCCTGCGTCGCCGGGCTCAGCGCCTGGCGCACGCTGGCTTCGCTCAGCGCCGGCGCGCACAGCTCCAGGAAACGGTAGGCGTAACTGCGCAGGTAATGGCCGCGGCGGATGGCGATGCGGCTGGTCTGGCGGCCGAACAGCGGCGGGCCTTCCACTACCTTGACGCCGGCGTCGCGGCGCGGGTCTACCGCCATCGAGGCGACGATGCCCACGCCCAGCTCCAGCTCGACATAGGTCTTGATCACGTCGGCGTCCAGCGCCGCCATCACGATGTCGGGCGCCAGGCCGGCCTCGGCGAAGGCGTCATCGATATTGGCGCGGCCGGTGAAGCCGTGGTGGTAGGTGACGATGGGGTGCTCGGCCAAGGCGTCCAGCGTCAGCGGCTCGCGGTGCAGCGGATGTTCGGGCGGGGCGATCACGCAGTGGTGCCAGCTGTAGTAGGGGAAGGAGACCAGATCGGCCACCTCCGCCACCGCCTCGGTGGCGATGCCGATGTCGGCCTCGCCCTCCAGCAGCAATTTGACCAGCTCGGCCGGGCTGGCCTGGTGCAACACCAGGTGCACGCGCGGGAAGGCGCGCTTGAACGCGGTCACCACCTGCGGCAGCGCGTAGCGCGCCTGGGTGTGGGTGGTGGCGATGGTCAGCTGGCCTTCGTCGCGCAGGCTGAACTGCTGGGCCAGCCGCTTGATGTTGCCGGCGTCCAGCAGCATGCGCTCGACGATGGTCAGCAGCTCCTTGCCGGGGTCGGTCAGGCCCAGGAAGCGCTTGCCCTTGCGGATGAACAGCTCCACGCCCAATTCGTCCTCCAGGTCTTTTATATGTTTGCTGACGCCGGACTGGGAGGTGAACAGCGCGTTGGCCACCTCGGTCAGGTTGAAGCCCTGGCGCACGGTTTCGCGGATGATGCGCAGTTG
This genomic window from Chromobacterium phragmitis contains:
- a CDS encoding AraC family transcriptional regulator, with protein sequence MKATASSMDHSEWLAGPDLIALGGRDEANSEFRLGSREYGWHQHARAQLMCVENGLIHVETPDGSWLLPPQRAGYLPPGTPHRVRINGALSGWSVYLLPGCCGGLPPRPCVLAISPLLQALVRRAASWPPSAPRSPEQQRIAAVTLDEIRQARHEDLHLPMPSDPRLRRIAQAILADPAGQRSIEEWARIGALSGRSLRRLMRDDAGMSFSRWRQQAQLIWAMEKLAAGMSVAQASDALGYASPSNFIAMFRRAMGATPAQYLSLARK
- a CDS encoding CysB family HTH-type transcriptional regulator, which gives rise to MNFQQLRIIRETVRQGFNLTEVANALFTSQSGVSKHIKDLEDELGVELFIRKGKRFLGLTDPGKELLTIVERMLLDAGNIKRLAQQFSLRDEGQLTIATTHTQARYALPQVVTAFKRAFPRVHLVLHQASPAELVKLLLEGEADIGIATEAVAEVADLVSFPYYSWHHCVIAPPEHPLHREPLTLDALAEHPIVTYHHGFTGRANIDDAFAEAGLAPDIVMAALDADVIKTYVELELGVGIVASMAVDPRRDAGVKVVEGPPLFGRQTSRIAIRRGHYLRSYAYRFLELCAPALSEASVRQALSPATQE
- a CDS encoding TonB-dependent receptor plug domain-containing protein, coding for MRGYHAAAGYRRRTLSFVLAGGLLASASARADEPGFNELAGMSLEQLANLQITSVSRASERLSDAPASVYVITADDIRRAGVATLPEALRLAPNLQVAQINASQYAISSRGFNSITSNKLQVLIDGRVVYTPLYSGVFWDAQDMPLDDVERIEVISGPASTLWGGNAVNGAINVITKKAGDTQGGLASLDAGNRERGGGVRYGAKLGEDSAFRVYAKTQDFPHTDLVNGQSAQDAWRRDQAGFRADFNRGGRAATVQGDLYREKVDQAGPADQRHSGANLLGRWQQPLGDGGATLQLQGYLDHTERLNPGVFGEVLDTINLEAQHSLPWSDGRQLVWGGGYRYADDKVSNLSTQLAFLPSRAKLHWGNLFAQWEKPFSSDWKLIAGARLEHNNFTGFEFMPNLRLSWKPAGDRLVWAALTRSARVPSRLDDNFYIDAPGYHIVSGGFQSEIARTLELGYRSQIGAGGSYSVTAFNSLYDKLRSVDPITGGYTLGNSINGRTMGLESWASYRFNPAWRLAAGLALMHESFTGSTAQSPPGNDPRAQWSLRPSWQISEHRQLSAALRHVGALQTFGSGVKVDGYTVVDASYNWQATRAVTLTLALDNLFDRRHVEYASSASAAPVEIGRAGTMRLKVAF
- a CDS encoding FAD-dependent oxidoreductase; the encoded protein is MSRIIIVGAGVGGLCLAQGLARAGIAFEVLEADAGPWIRGQGYRLRIDAMGQQALRDCLPTGSFALFQASCAVSGSGRFVDAQLRPLRERRPDSWRENAVEGEPDGDMSADRQVLRDILSHGLAPQIRWGCRATRCEREGDGIAVHCEDGRVFRGDLAVAADGLRSALRRQWLPQAEPESIGALNIYGKVPLADAGALEPVMLAGPTVAFADGCTLVVEPMRFRAGMAELADRHAPGCRLSEPGDYLYWALFGRTERLGGPLGPDGDEEGLRQRLQAVCRDWHPSLSGLLARSAPASILGREARMAAGVPVWRAGRLTALGDAIHAMSPAGGVGANTALADAAMLARCLAEDGVEPAVARYEAGMRMRAEQALAQTRAGTERLLRLE